A region of Brevundimonas sp. NIBR10 DNA encodes the following proteins:
- a CDS encoding DMT family transporter: MTVPDKPHSPLTSLEIAAIVAVLVIWGVNNAAAKVATETMSPLLVAALRFALAAACLTWFVRPPFPDWKSLAIIVVLGGPIHYGLIYLAFWLAQDVSPVSVAAQMWIPFTALFAFLLLGERLSKLALAGMAVAFLGVAWMTLDPHAFEDWKAILVGIAASGCWAMTTVIARRTTSIPPLKMQGLLALVALPGLAAASAVFERDQAAQIMSATPLVWVCILWAGIASSVVATSLTFWLVQRREAGRVTPYLLATPVVSIAIGWGLLGDVLTVQILVGATLTMAGVALVALAERGLRAGAARA; this comes from the coding sequence GTGACCGTACCTGACAAGCCCCACAGCCCCCTGACCTCGCTCGAGATCGCCGCCATCGTGGCGGTGCTGGTGATCTGGGGCGTCAACAATGCCGCAGCCAAGGTCGCGACCGAGACCATGTCGCCCCTGCTGGTGGCGGCGCTCAGGTTTGCCCTGGCGGCGGCCTGCCTGACCTGGTTCGTCCGGCCGCCTTTTCCGGACTGGAAGAGCCTGGCCATCATCGTCGTGCTGGGCGGCCCAATCCATTATGGCCTGATCTATCTCGCCTTCTGGCTGGCCCAGGATGTCAGCCCGGTGTCGGTGGCGGCCCAGATGTGGATCCCCTTCACCGCCCTGTTCGCCTTCCTGCTGCTGGGCGAACGGCTGTCGAAGCTGGCGCTCGCCGGCATGGCCGTCGCCTTCCTGGGCGTCGCCTGGATGACACTGGACCCTCACGCGTTTGAGGACTGGAAGGCCATCCTGGTCGGCATCGCCGCCAGCGGTTGCTGGGCCATGACGACGGTGATCGCGCGACGCACCACCTCCATCCCCCCGCTCAAGATGCAGGGCCTGCTGGCCCTGGTCGCTCTTCCGGGCCTCGCCGCCGCCTCGGCGGTGTTCGAGCGTGACCAGGCCGCCCAGATCATGTCCGCCACGCCGCTGGTCTGGGTCTGCATCCTGTGGGCCGGGATTGCGTCATCGGTCGTCGCAACCAGCCTGACCTTCTGGCTGGTCCAGAGACGCGAGGCCGGACGGGTGACGCCGTATCTGCTGGCTACGCCGGTCGTCTCCATCGCCATCGGCTGGGGCCTGCTCGGCGACGTGCTGACGGTCCAGATCCTGGTCGGCGCGACCCTGACCATGGCGGGTGTGGCGCTCGTCGCCCTGGCAGAACGAGGTCTCAGGGCCGGTGCCGCCCGCGCGTGA
- the ssb gene encoding single-stranded DNA-binding protein, with the protein MAGSVNKVILVGNLGRDPEIRSMPNGDRIANLSIATSETWRDKSSGERKEKTEWHRVAIFNDNIVKVVENYVKKGSTVYIEGAMQTRKWTDKDGVEKYTTEVIVGRFNGQLTMLGGRDGGGASQGGGGYGGGSGGGRGDDDYSSGFSTGGANKPSGPRESYDLNDDIPF; encoded by the coding sequence ATGGCGGGCAGCGTCAACAAGGTCATCCTGGTCGGCAATCTGGGGCGCGACCCCGAGATCCGGTCCATGCCGAACGGCGACCGCATCGCCAATCTGTCGATCGCCACCTCCGAGACCTGGCGCGACAAGTCCTCGGGCGAGCGCAAGGAAAAGACCGAATGGCACCGCGTCGCCATCTTCAACGACAACATCGTCAAGGTCGTTGAGAACTATGTGAAAAAGGGCTCGACCGTCTACATCGAGGGCGCGATGCAGACCCGCAAATGGACCGACAAGGACGGCGTCGAGAAATACACCACTGAGGTCATCGTCGGTCGCTTCAACGGCCAGCTCACCATGCTGGGCGGCCGTGACGGCGGCGGCGCGTCCCAGGGTGGCGGCGGTTACGGCGGTGGTTCGGGCGGCGGTCGCGGCGATGACGACTATTCCTCCGGCTTTTCCACCGGCGGTGCCAACAAGCCCTCTGGCCCCCGCGAAAGCTACGACCTCAACGACGACATCCCTTTCTGA
- a CDS encoding PIN domain-containing protein yields MSQLDTHIVVWLYEGRASKLSKAARNLIRRSDTVTISPLTLMELDNLIAGRRVKAESPATIIAIISQEIGPIDVSPTPFQDIIAKALTIGWTRDPFDRLIVANAMADGVKLITADEKIRANFKDAVWD; encoded by the coding sequence TTGAGCCAGCTCGACACCCATATTGTCGTGTGGCTGTATGAAGGCCGGGCAAGCAAACTGTCGAAGGCGGCTCGAAATCTGATCAGGCGTTCCGACACGGTCACTATTTCGCCGCTGACCCTTATGGAACTCGACAACCTCATCGCTGGACGACGGGTCAAGGCAGAGAGCCCGGCGACCATCATCGCGATCATTTCCCAGGAAATCGGTCCCATCGACGTCTCCCCGACGCCCTTTCAGGACATCATTGCCAAGGCGCTGACCATCGGCTGGACCCGCGACCCGTTCGACCGTTTGATCGTGGCCAATGCGATGGCTGACGGCGTCAAACTGATCACTGCGGACGAGAAGATCCGCGCCAACTTCAAGGACGCCGTCTGGGACTGA